AAATCAGCAAATACATCACCCACTGTGCACCTGTTGCTAATGCGATTTTCAAAAATTCTTGGGTTACATTCATGATTTTTCTCCGCAAAGTTGCTTTTTGCTTTAACTTAAACTGTAAATTCTAAGTTTTCGTAAATATCAACCAAATGTTCTTTTGCTCTAGGCAATGCAGGGCGTTGTAATGCGATTTCAACATCTGTGACGTATTCTATTTTGCGAATTCCGCAAAGCACACTGGTCACCCCTGGATACCAAGCGAGAGTTGCGACAACATATTGAGATAAGGTTGCATCATCATAGCCTGGCACATCTTCTAATTGCATTTTTGCTAATGCTTCCAAATCATGAGCGAGTTTTGACCAATTTGCCAACCCTCTTTGCATCCCCTCATCCAAATCTTGTGTCTCTTTTTGATTTATATTAGGTCGCGTCAAACGAACAAGCCCATCATTAAACATCGCATTAAAAGGACGGTTGATCATGACACCGATGTCATTCTTTTGGGCATAAGACAAAGTGGATTCACCAGTACCCTCAATGTCATACAAAGCGGGCGAAACTTCTAACCAGTTCATTGGCATTTGCACAACTTTAAAATGAGAATCAGACGAAATTGATTTGGCAATATCATGCACTCTTTTAATAGAAACAGCAGAAAATTCTTCGATGGGAGCACCTAAGTTATTAGAGCTGATGCCATAAGACTTTATTTTGCCACAAGCAACAAGTTGCTCAAGGCACATAAAACTCTTTTGCAGTCGTTCATAAAAAATAGTGTGTGCTTCTTCTTGCGCCATGCCATCAAGTTCAAAACGTTTCAACATATATTCAGGATTGTGCAACAAATAAACGTCTAAGGTTTCTATACCGAGACGACTTAAACTTCGATCAATTTGATCGTAAATAAAAGAAGGGTGAATGCAATGCCACGTTTCTTCGCCAAATTTACTAATTTCTTGAAAACCTTTTCCTTGTAATTCTAGCGATTTTGCTAATTCTATGTTTGCCCCTTGTATGTAGCCAACTTTTGAGACCAAGACAATATTTTCTCGTTGAATCACTTTTTCTGCAATCAATTTACTCAACGCTTTGCCAATTAATAACTCAGACTGGCCGTATCCATAATTAGAGCTAGTATCAATTAAATTTAACCCTTTACGCAGAGCGGTTTCTAAAGCATTCGCCGATTCGGGAAAGCCCAATTGTTTTGCAAAACCAACTCGATATGTGCCAAATCCAACAGGAGAAACCTTAGGGCCTCCTTTATATAAAGATCGTCTGCGTGATTCAAAAACACGCCCCAAACTTTGCGAAGACGGTTGTGTTGCATCGGCTGTTGCAAAACCAAGATGACAAGA
This region of Spirobacillus cienkowskii genomic DNA includes:
- a CDS encoding aldo/keto reductase, whose amino-acid sequence is MSCHLGFATADATQPSSQSLGRVFESRRRSLYKGGPKVSPVGFGTYRVGFAKQLGFPESANALETALRKGLNLIDTSSNYGYGQSELLIGKALSKLIAEKVIQRENIVLVSKVGYIQGANIELAKSLELQGKGFQEISKFGEETWHCIHPSFIYDQIDRSLSRLGIETLDVYLLHNPEYMLKRFELDGMAQEEAHTIFYERLQKSFMCLEQLVACGKIKSYGISSNNLGAPIEEFSAVSIKRVHDIAKSISSDSHFKVVQMPMNWLEVSPALYDIEGTGESTLSYAQKNDIGVMINRPFNAMFNDGLVRLTRPNINQKETQDLDEGMQRGLANWSKLAHDLEALAKMQLEDVPGYDDATLSQYVVATLAWYPGVTSVLCGIRKIEYVTDVEIALQRPALPRAKEHLVDIYENLEFTV